The sequence GGCCCGCGACGCGCTGGCCGACCGGCCACCCTCGTCCTCGCGGCTTGCCCGGCTTTCCAGGATCACGGTGATGTGGCTGGTGCGCTTGCGGATCCGGAACGCACGACCCTGTGCGCGCGGCCGGATGCGTTTGGCGGTCGGGCCCTCGTCGGCGTGGATGGTCGCCACCACGAGGGTGGACGGGTCCAGGCCGTCGTTGTTCTGCGCGTTGGCCGCTGCGCTGGCGATCACCTTGGCGACCGGCTCGCTGGCGGCCTGCGGTGCCCACCGCAGGATGTCCAGCGCGTCGGCCACCGGCTTGCCGCGCACCAGGTCGATGACGCGGCGCGCCTTCGTCGCCGACACACGCACGAAACGCGCCTTGGCGACGGCGGTGGGATATTCAGTCGTCGTGGTACTCACCGGCGCTTAGCCTTCCGGTCGTCTTTGATGTGACCCTTGAACGTGCGGGTCGGTGCGAACTCACCCAGCTTGTGGCCGACCATCGCCTCGGTGACGAACACCGGGACGTGCTTGCGGCCGTCGTGCACCGCGAAGGTGTGGCCGATGAAGTCGGGGATGATCGTCGACCGACGCGACCAGGTCTTGATGACCTGCTTGGTGTTCTTCTCGTTCTGTGCGTCGACCTTCTTGAGCAGATGGTCGTCGACGAACGGACCCTTTTTCAGGCTGCGTGGCATCAGCTACTCCTACCGGTGATGCTTCTTGCCGGTGCGACGGCGACGGACGATGAGCTTGTCGCTCGGCTTGTTTGGCTTGCGGGTACGGCCCTCGGGCTTACCCCACGGGCTGACTGGGTGGCGGCCGCCGGAGGTCTTGCCCTCACCGCCGCCGTGCGGATGGTCGACCGGGTTCATCACGACACCGCGGACGCTGGGACGCCTGCCCTTCCACCGCATCCGGCCGGCCTTGCCCCAGCTGATGTTGGCCTGCTCGGCATTGCCGACCTCACCCACGGTGGCGCGGCAGCGCACGTCGACGCGCCGGATCTCACCGGACGGCATACGCAGCGAGGCGTAGGTGCCCTCCTTGCCCAGCAACTGGATGCTCGCCCCCGCGGAGCGGGCCAGCTTGGCGCCGCCGCCGGGACGCAGCTCCACCGCGTGCACGATGGTGCCCGCGGGAATGTTGCGCAGCGGCAGGCAGTTACCCGGCTTGATGTCGGCGTTCGGACCGGACTCCACCACATCGCCCTGCGAAAGACCCTGCGGCGCAATGATGTAGCGCTTCTCGCCGTCAAGGTAGTGCAGCAACGCGATGTGGGCGGTGCGGTTCGGGTCGTACTCGATGTGGGCGACCTTGGCGTTGACGCCGTCCTTGTCGTGGCGGCGGAAGTCGATCACCCGGTAGGCACGCTTGTGCCCGCCGCCCCGGTGCCGGGTGGTGATCCGGCCGTGCGCGTTGCGCCCACCCTTGCTGTGCAGCGGGCGAACCAGCGACTTCTCCGGGTGGTCGCGAGTGATCTCGGTGAACTCGGAGACGCTGGCACCGCGACGACCCGGGGTCGTCGGCTTGTACTTGCGAATTGCCATGATTCTCTAGGTCTCTCTGATCCCCGGGCTAGGCCGGTGCTCCGAACAGGTCGATGGGCTTGCTCCCAGGAGCCAGCGTGACGATGGCCCGCTTGGTGTCCTTGCGCTTGCCGTAGCCGGTGCGGGTGCGCTTGCGCTTGCCCGGCCGGTTGGCGGTGTTCACCGACGCGACCTTGACCTTGAAGATCTTCTCGATCGCGATCTTGATCTGGGTCTTGTTCGAGTCCGGGTGAACGATGAACGTGTACACGTTGTCCTCGATCAGCCCGTAGGACTTCTCCGAGATGACCGGGGACAAGATGATGTCGCGGGGGTCAGTGACGGTCGCCATCAGGCCGACACCTCCTCTTTGCGGTTCGAGCTGATGTACGCGTTGAGAGCCTCGACGCTGAACACCACGTCGTCGGCCTTCAGCACGTCGTAGGTGTTGAGCTGGTCCGGCGAGATCACGTGGACCCCAGGCAGATTGCGCACGCTCTTGGCGCCGGTCTCGTCGGTGCGTCCGATCACGACCAGCACCTGCTTGCGGTCGGTCAGGGTGGCCAGGAACGTCTTGGCGCTCTTGGTCGACGGCGTCTGGCCCGCGACCAACTCGGTGACCGCGTGGATCCGGCCGTTGCGGGCCCGATCCGAGAGCGCGCCGCGCAGGGCGGCCGCGATCATCTTCTTCGGGGTGCGCTGGCTGTAGTCCCGCGGCTTCGGGCCGTGCACGATGCCGCCGCCGGTGAACTGGGGCGCCCGTATCGAGCCCTGGCGGGCGCGGCCGGTGCCCTTCTGCCGGTACGGCTTCTTGCCGCCGCCGCGGACCTCGCCGCGGGTCTTGGTCGAGTGCGTACCCTGGCGCGCCGCGGCCTGCTGCGCGGTCACCACCTGGTGCATCAGTGCGATGTTGGGCTCGACGTCGAACAGGTCAGCGGGCAGCTCGACGGAGCCGTCCATCTTGCCGCCCGGGGTGTGGACGTCGATCTTGAGGGTGTTGGCAGCCATTTCTACTTCTCGCCTCGCTTGATTGCGCTGCGGACCATCACCAGACCGCCGTTGCGGCCGGGGATTGCGCCCTTGATCAACAGCACGCCGTTTTCGGCATCGACCTTGTGCACCAACAGGTTCTGCGTGGTGACACGGTCGTTGCCCATCCGGCCCGCCATGCGGGTGCCCTTGAATACCCGCCCCGGCGTCGCGCAGCCGCCGATGGAACCGGGACGGCGGTGCACCGCCTGGGCGCCGTGGCTGGCGCCCTGGCCGCGGAAGCCGTGGCGCTTCATGGTGCCCGCGAAGCCCTTGCCCTTGCTGGTGCCCGTCACGTCGACGTAGCTGCCGTCGGTGAAGATCTCGGCGGTCAGTTCCTGCCCGACTTCGTATTCGGCGGTGGCGTCGTCGTCGAGGCGCAGCTCGGCGAGGTGGCGGCGCGGGTTGACGCCCGCGGCCTCGTACTGACCCTTCAGCGGCTTGTTCACCTTGCGCGGGTTGATCTCGCCGTAGGCCAGCTGCACCGCGCTGTAGCCGTCGCGCTCGATGGTGCGAATGCGCGTGACGACGTTGGGTCCGGCCTTGACGACCGTCACCGGCACGACCCTGTTGTTCTCGTCGAACACCTGCGTCATGCCCAGCTTGGTGCCCAGAATGCCCTTCCTAGCCATTTCTCTGGAATCTCCTACTGGATGTTGACGTCAACGCTGGCCGGCAGGTCGATGCGCATGAGCGCGTCGACCGTCTTCGGCGTCGGGTCGAGGATGTCGATCAGTCGCTTGTGGGTGCGCATCTCGAAGTGCTCCCGCGAGTCCTTGTACTTGTGCGGAGAGCGGATGACGCAGTACACGTTCTTCTCGGTCGGCAGCGGCACCGGGCCGACCACGCTGGCGCCCGTCCGGGTGACCGTCTCGACGATCTTGCGCGCCGAGGCGTCGATCGCCTCGTGGTCGTAGGCCTTGAGCCTGATGCGGATCTTCTGTCCCGCCACGCTTCTCCTACCTCACTACTAACGGGCCCCTGCTGGGCCTGGTCTGCAAGCCGCACGCCGAGACCAACCCGGTCGCGCGGGCACTGCCGCCGCTGTTTTCCTGTCTATGGTCCACCGGCCCCCGCGCTCGGGTGTGTCGCCCTCGCGCGTACCCGTTCGCGTCGGAATCCGTCGCGATCGAGATTGGGACCGGACGCGCCCACTGGAGGCGCAGGTCGTGTGCCCGTCAGGCGTAAACCCGGCTCAAGGCAACCCGAACAGTATGCCTCACATCCGAGCCTCGGCCAAATTCGCCCAAAGGGACAAACGGGCGACAAAGTGCGAGTAGATCGCACCATTATGTCGATCTCGACCCGGCCCCGGCGGCGGTCGCCCACCCGAGGTCGAACGCCGCGTACCTTACCGCCGAGTAAGGTAGCCGGACATGGCCGCCGTGACCACCACGTATCGCATGTGGAAACGCCTCTCGGCCTGGCCGGGCGGCAGCCGCGTGTTCTCGGCGGCGGCGATGCTGCGGGTGCCGAACTTCGCGTCGATACTGCCGGTCTCCTACCTCTCGAAGGCCACCACGTCCCTGCGCGCTCGGGCCCGGTTGCAGCCGCCGGACTTCGCCTCGATCACCGACGGCGCCGACCTGTATTGGGGGGACGCCGGCTTAGCCGTCGCAGCGGTCGACGAAATGGCGACATCGACTCGCACTTTTCCGCCCGTTTGTCCCTTTGGGCGTCGTGAGGCGCCTAGCGGGGCAGGGTCGCCCAGAACGGGCACCGGTGCTGCTCCTCGAAACCGGTGACGACGCGGTTGCCGTCGGGGCTCAACACCATGCGCTCGTCCGCGGCGGCCTCGCTCAGCTCCGGCCAGCCGGCCCCGGGCGAGCCGGTCGCGACGAACTCACTCCAATAGTCGATCATCTGCTCGGAGAGCCGCTGCTGCTCGACGTTCAGCGGCGGTGCACCGCCGACGTCGAACAGGTAACGCAGTTCCAGCGAGTGCCCGGCCCCGACGGGAAAAGGGGCCGCGCGCAACGGTTCCGGCGCCGGGGCGTTCGGATCGTCGAACTCGTAGAAGTACACGGCCCGATCGTTGCCCAGCGCGTCGGCCATCCGGTCGGCGACGCAGGCGAACACGCCGTCGGTCGTCGCAGCCGAGTAGGCCAGCGGCACACTGTTTTCGAAACGCTCAGGCGGATAGTGCTGCGCGACGACGGCGGCATCCGGGCCGAACGCCTCGGTGAGCAGCTCGAGATAGTGGGGGGCGTCGACGGGTCGGCCGCGCACGAACTGCAGCGCGGTGAACAAGTTGAACTCGTCGGCGGTCGTGCCGATCAACACCGGCACCTCCGCCACGCGGCCCGTGGCCAGACCGGTGAGCGGATCCACCGGTAGCGCCGCCGTGCCCGTGACGGGCCCGCTCAACCGTTCGGTGCCGATGTTGTCGTAGAACACCGGGCGGGTCAGCTGTTCCGGCGGCAGGGCGCGCAGACACTGTGCGGCGGTGACGGGGTCCTCGCAGCCGACGTCGGCGGCGTAGCGCAAGCTCGCCTCTTGGGCGGCCGGCAGGTCGTACTGGGCCTGGCACGGCGCGCTCTGGATGATCGCCGCGCGGAACAAGCCCGCCGACCCGGGAGCGACGAGGTGGTCGCACACCGCCATCCCCCCGGCGGATTCACCGGCGATCGTGACTTTCTCTGGGTCGCCGCCGAATTCGGCGACGTTGTCGCGCACCCACCGCAGCGCCGCCTGCTGGTCGGCCAGCCCGTAGTTGCCCTCCCCCAGCGCGGGATGTGCGAGGAAGCCCAGCGTGCCCAGCCGGTAGTTGACGGTGACGACGACGATCTCGCCGCGGCGCGCCAGCGAACGCGCGTTGTAGATGTCGCCGCTGCCGTTGGTGAAGCCGCCGCCGTGAATCCACACCAGCACCGGGCGGAGTTCGCCCGACGGCGGCGGAGTCCACACGTTCAGCGTCAGACAATCCTCGCTGGTGGGCCGGCCGTCGACGTCGTTGGTGACGTCCTGGATGCACCGTGGGCCGGGCCGGGTGGCGTCGCGCAACCCCTCCCAGCCGGGCGCGGGCTGCGGCGGCTGCCAGCGCAACGGACCGACCGGCGTTGCGGCGTAGGGAATTCCGGCGAAGTAGCGGTGATCGTCGGAGATGGTGCCGCGCACCGCCCCGGCGGCCGTCTGCACCACCGCGGGGTCCGCGGGTACCTCGACGACGGCGGTCCCGGCCTGGCCGCACGCGGACAGCAGCACCGCCGTGACCGCCACCAGGGTCAGACGAAGCGTTGCTGGGCGCACGAGGTCCGAGACTACTGACCCCACCTGAGTGCCAGCGTGTGCTTCGCCACATATACTGGTTACTTGACACGCGTCAAGTTTTCGACGAGTCCGATGAAGGAGCCATTATGAACACGCCGACGATGGATGACGCCGCCAAGGTCCTGGCCGACCCGACGGCCTACGCCGACGACGAACGGCTCCACGCGGCACTCGCCCATCTGCGAGCCAACAACCCGGTGGCTTGGGTCGACCATCCGCCGTACCGGCCGTTCTGGGCGATCACCAAGCACGTCGACATCATGGACATCGAGCGCGACAACGAGCTGTGGCTGTCCGAACCCCGCCCGTTGCTGGCCACCGCGGAGGCCGACGACCTCGCCAAGGCGCAGCTCGAGGCGGGCATGGGATTGCGCACGCTGATCCACATGGACGACCCGCACCACCGCAAGGTGCGCGCGATCGGCGCAGATTGGTTCCGCCCCAAGGCCATGCGGGCGCTGAAGGTTCGCGTCGACGAGCTGGCCAAGGGTTACGTCGACAAGATGCGCGACATCGGACCGGAGTGTGACTTCGTCGACGACATCGGGGTGTACTACCCGCTGTGGGTGATCATGTCGCTGCTGGGTCTGCCCGAGGAGGACTTCCCGCGCATGCTGCGGCTCACCCAGGAGCTGTTCGGCGGCGACGAGGATGAGTACAAGCGCGGCACCACACCCGAGGAACAGATGGAGGTGCTGGTCGACCTCTTCGACTACTTCCGACGGCTCACGGAGTCACGCCGGGCGAACCCCACCGACGACCTGGCGTCGGCGATCGCCAACGGTCGCGTCGACGGGGAACTGCTCTCCGAAGTCGACTGCCTGTCCTACTACGTGATCGTGGCCACCGCAGGGCACGACACCACCAGCCATGCCATCTCCGGCGGGTTGCGGGCGTTGATCGAAAACCCCGATCAGCTCGCCCGGCTCAAGGCCAACCCGGAGTTGATGCCCGCCGCGGTGGAGGAGATGATCCGTTGGAGCACCCCGGTCAAGGAGTTCATGCGCACCGCC comes from Mycolicibacterium pulveris and encodes:
- the rpsJ gene encoding 30S ribosomal protein S10, coding for MAGQKIRIRLKAYDHEAIDASARKIVETVTRTGASVVGPVPLPTEKNVYCVIRSPHKYKDSREHFEMRTHKRLIDILDPTPKTVDALMRIDLPASVDVNIQ
- the rplC gene encoding 50S ribosomal protein L3; this encodes MARKGILGTKLGMTQVFDENNRVVPVTVVKAGPNVVTRIRTIERDGYSAVQLAYGEINPRKVNKPLKGQYEAAGVNPRRHLAELRLDDDATAEYEVGQELTAEIFTDGSYVDVTGTSKGKGFAGTMKRHGFRGQGASHGAQAVHRRPGSIGGCATPGRVFKGTRMAGRMGNDRVTTQNLLVHKVDAENGVLLIKGAIPGRNGGLVMVRSAIKRGEK
- the rpsS gene encoding 30S ribosomal protein S19; translated protein: MPRSLKKGPFVDDHLLKKVDAQNEKNTKQVIKTWSRRSTIIPDFIGHTFAVHDGRKHVPVFVTEAMVGHKLGEFAPTRTFKGHIKDDRKAKRR
- a CDS encoding carboxylesterase/lipase family protein, which codes for MRPATLRLTLVAVTAVLLSACGQAGTAVVEVPADPAVVQTAAGAVRGTISDDHRYFAGIPYAATPVGPLRWQPPQPAPGWEGLRDATRPGPRCIQDVTNDVDGRPTSEDCLTLNVWTPPPSGELRPVLVWIHGGGFTNGSGDIYNARSLARRGEIVVVTVNYRLGTLGFLAHPALGEGNYGLADQQAALRWVRDNVAEFGGDPEKVTIAGESAGGMAVCDHLVAPGSAGLFRAAIIQSAPCQAQYDLPAAQEASLRYAADVGCEDPVTAAQCLRALPPEQLTRPVFYDNIGTERLSGPVTGTAALPVDPLTGLATGRVAEVPVLIGTTADEFNLFTALQFVRGRPVDAPHYLELLTEAFGPDAAVVAQHYPPERFENSVPLAYSAATTDGVFACVADRMADALGNDRAVYFYEFDDPNAPAPEPLRAAPFPVGAGHSLELRYLFDVGGAPPLNVEQQRLSEQMIDYWSEFVATGSPGAGWPELSEAAADERMVLSPDGNRVVTGFEEQHRCPFWATLPR
- the rplD gene encoding 50S ribosomal protein L4, with the protein product MAANTLKIDVHTPGGKMDGSVELPADLFDVEPNIALMHQVVTAQQAAARQGTHSTKTRGEVRGGGKKPYRQKGTGRARQGSIRAPQFTGGGIVHGPKPRDYSQRTPKKMIAAALRGALSDRARNGRIHAVTELVAGQTPSTKSAKTFLATLTDRKQVLVVIGRTDETGAKSVRNLPGVHVISPDQLNTYDVLKADDVVFSVEALNAYISSNRKEEVSA
- the rplB gene encoding 50S ribosomal protein L2; the protein is MAIRKYKPTTPGRRGASVSEFTEITRDHPEKSLVRPLHSKGGRNAHGRITTRHRGGGHKRAYRVIDFRRHDKDGVNAKVAHIEYDPNRTAHIALLHYLDGEKRYIIAPQGLSQGDVVESGPNADIKPGNCLPLRNIPAGTIVHAVELRPGGGAKLARSAGASIQLLGKEGTYASLRMPSGEIRRVDVRCRATVGEVGNAEQANISWGKAGRMRWKGRRPSVRGVVMNPVDHPHGGGEGKTSGGRHPVSPWGKPEGRTRKPNKPSDKLIVRRRRTGKKHHR
- a CDS encoding cytochrome P450, producing MNTPTMDDAAKVLADPTAYADDERLHAALAHLRANNPVAWVDHPPYRPFWAITKHVDIMDIERDNELWLSEPRPLLATAEADDLAKAQLEAGMGLRTLIHMDDPHHRKVRAIGADWFRPKAMRALKVRVDELAKGYVDKMRDIGPECDFVDDIGVYYPLWVIMSLLGLPEEDFPRMLRLTQELFGGDEDEYKRGTTPEEQMEVLVDLFDYFRRLTESRRANPTDDLASAIANGRVDGELLSEVDCLSYYVIVATAGHDTTSHAISGGLRALIENPDQLARLKANPELMPAAVEEMIRWSTPVKEFMRTAAADTEVRGVPIKKGESAYLAYVSANRDEDVFDEPFKFDVGRDPNKHLAFGYGVHFCLGAALARMEINSFFTELLPRLESIELAGEPQLTSTVFVGGLKHLPIRYSLR
- the rplW gene encoding 50S ribosomal protein L23; protein product: MATVTDPRDIILSPVISEKSYGLIEDNVYTFIVHPDSNKTQIKIAIEKIFKVKVASVNTANRPGKRKRTRTGYGKRKDTKRAIVTLAPGSKPIDLFGAPA
- the rplV gene encoding 50S ribosomal protein L22 is translated as MSTTTTEYPTAVAKARFVRVSATKARRVIDLVRGKPVADALDILRWAPQAASEPVAKVIASAAANAQNNDGLDPSTLVVATIHADEGPTAKRIRPRAQGRAFRIRKRTSHITVILESRASREDEGGRSASASRARRAQASKAAAAKKAPAKKASAEKAPAKKASAEKAPAKKASAEKAPAKKASAEKAPAKKAAAKKTAEASEAKEGSE